In one Flavobacteriales bacterium genomic region, the following are encoded:
- a CDS encoding T9SS type A sorting domain-containing protein — MTARTSSGCFLGGIANLLMPIALHAQPLHFNDSSAWSEEHWRFEGLEAQHLLFTITVQGDTAIQGQLYKRLRRQGTATIAPLLGDPPPPPVTLAIDAYAGALRADSAEGRWWVVLPGEGDPRLLYDFNLAVGDTLSGTYGDCAAAPIVTSIDASWFNGRAHRRFVLSGGRYLIEGIGASSGLFGYLCQLFEEYGCLQAYTQGDAHWAVLGCGPLTTAMPDDPRDGKAARAFPNPTAGSVTVPGLRPGQRAAVHDIAGRCLATVRVDGHGSIDLGMLPAGTYLLLPLTASGRQAPLRVVKQ; from the coding sequence ATGACCGCACGCACATCCTCCGGCTGCTTCCTCGGCGGCATCGCCAACCTCCTCATGCCCATCGCCCTGCACGCCCAGCCGCTGCACTTCAACGACAGCTCCGCCTGGTCGGAGGAGCACTGGCGCTTCGAGGGCCTGGAGGCGCAGCACTTGCTCTTCACCATCACCGTGCAAGGCGATACCGCCATCCAGGGGCAGCTGTACAAGCGGTTGCGGCGGCAGGGCACGGCCACCATCGCACCGCTGCTCGGCGACCCGCCGCCGCCGCCGGTCACCCTGGCGATCGATGCCTATGCCGGTGCCCTCCGGGCCGACAGCGCTGAAGGCCGTTGGTGGGTGGTGCTGCCCGGCGAGGGTGATCCCCGCCTGCTCTACGACTTCAACCTCGCGGTTGGCGATACGTTATCCGGCACGTATGGCGACTGCGCTGCCGCGCCCATCGTCACGAGCATCGATGCCAGCTGGTTCAACGGCCGCGCGCACCGGCGCTTCGTGCTCTCGGGCGGGCGCTACCTCATCGAAGGCATCGGTGCAAGCTCCGGCCTTTTCGGCTACCTCTGCCAGCTATTCGAAGAGTACGGCTGTCTGCAAGCCTACACCCAAGGGGATGCGCATTGGGCGGTGCTCGGCTGCGGGCCGCTCACCACGGCGATGCCGGATGATCCCCGTGATGGGAAGGCCGCACGCGCATTCCCCAACCCCACCGCGGGCAGCGTCACCGTACCTGGGCTGCGACCCGGCCAACGGGCCGCGGTGCACGACATCGCAGGGCGCTGCCTGGCCACGGTCCGCGTCGATGGCCACGGCTCCATCGATCTCGGCATGCTGCCCGCCGGCACCTACTTGCTCTTGCCGCTCACCGCATCGGGCCGGCAGGCTCCGCTTCGGGTGGTGAAGCAATAG
- a CDS encoding ABC transporter permease — protein sequence MWRNYLLIAWRTLKRDTLFAALNIIGLAIGVAACLLIHIYVQDELSFDAHHRKADRIYRIQAHYQFGDVKDDFGITPFPIMEALLREYPDIEAGVSLYQLGQTTLEYEGRKFVAADGHNADTSTFRTFDFTFTHGGPDALDEPDNIVIMQEMATRMFGAEDPIGKLVTRNGRTLKVAGVIDGQAENTHIPMGVFMSRLGMPPQAKEQLAQSWGNNSCFNYLVLAPGVDEHAFQAKMDAFVDKYIIPQWGGEEFQGSIRFNLEPLREVHFNNALIYDTPKKGNKAYVTLFAIVAVLILAIACINYINMSTADATRRAKEVALRKVCGAQRGQLVAQFIGGSVLIALIGIAVALGLLWLALPAFNSITGKAIGMEVVLRGSFVGALALILIAIGVVAGSYPAFFLSRFAPQLLLKEGVAGGAGRNRVRKVLMGAQFAIALFMVVGTLAVFAQLHWLRSTDMGFRKENLLSIAMPLPPGPDTLAWDRLRPVKDEHLRQSFVTAASFTQHLPGQGSGRWVLKANTPEGRIDKPMPTMSTDADLPALLGVELVAGRYFDPAIPSDRDNAVMVNESAVKAFGWRDPLAEKIFIPGDSADQELTVIGVLKDFHYTSLHTPIEPLVLFQSSQRYGAQHLVLRLQPGDVGQQLATLQGEWKRLFPDAEWEATFLTDSIAQLYQAEDRLYRVFAAFAVLTILLTVMGLYGLAYFTARQRTREIGIRRVMGAPLFDIVRRLNTEFVVLLGLALLVAFPLAFYAIGRWLETFAYHTRISPLLYAAALLITLLVTVLTVSVQAYKAAMADPVKALRYE from the coding sequence ATGTGGCGCAACTACCTCCTCATCGCCTGGCGCACCCTGAAGCGCGACACCCTCTTTGCCGCGCTCAACATCATCGGCCTTGCCATCGGCGTGGCGGCCTGCCTGCTCATCCACATCTACGTGCAGGACGAGCTCAGCTTCGACGCGCACCACCGCAAGGCCGACCGCATCTACCGCATCCAGGCCCACTACCAGTTCGGCGATGTGAAGGACGACTTCGGCATCACGCCCTTCCCCATCATGGAGGCCCTGCTGCGCGAGTACCCCGACATCGAGGCGGGCGTCTCGCTCTATCAGCTGGGGCAGACCACGCTCGAATACGAGGGCCGGAAGTTCGTGGCAGCCGACGGACACAATGCCGACACCAGCACCTTCCGCACCTTCGACTTCACCTTCACGCACGGCGGGCCCGATGCGCTCGATGAGCCGGACAACATCGTCATCATGCAGGAGATGGCCACGCGCATGTTCGGCGCGGAGGACCCCATCGGCAAGCTGGTGACGCGCAATGGACGCACCCTGAAGGTGGCCGGCGTCATCGACGGGCAGGCGGAGAACACCCACATCCCCATGGGCGTGTTCATGAGCCGGCTCGGCATGCCGCCGCAGGCGAAGGAGCAGCTGGCGCAGAGCTGGGGCAACAACAGTTGCTTCAACTACCTCGTGCTCGCACCCGGTGTGGACGAGCACGCGTTCCAGGCCAAGATGGACGCCTTCGTCGACAAGTACATCATCCCGCAATGGGGCGGCGAGGAGTTCCAGGGCAGCATCCGCTTCAACCTGGAGCCACTGCGCGAGGTGCACTTCAACAACGCGCTCATCTATGACACGCCGAAGAAGGGCAACAAGGCCTACGTCACCCTCTTCGCCATCGTGGCCGTGCTCATCCTTGCCATCGCCTGCATCAATTACATCAACATGAGCACCGCTGACGCCACCCGGCGCGCCAAGGAGGTGGCGTTGCGCAAGGTGTGCGGCGCGCAGCGCGGCCAGCTCGTGGCCCAGTTCATCGGCGGCAGCGTGCTGATCGCGCTCATCGGCATCGCGGTGGCCCTGGGGCTGCTCTGGCTGGCGCTGCCGGCGTTCAACAGCATCACTGGGAAGGCCATCGGCATGGAGGTGGTGCTGCGCGGGAGCTTCGTGGGCGCGCTGGCGCTCATCCTCATCGCCATCGGCGTGGTGGCGGGCAGCTACCCGGCCTTCTTCCTCTCGCGCTTCGCGCCGCAGCTCCTGCTGAAAGAGGGCGTGGCCGGCGGGGCCGGCCGCAACCGCGTGCGCAAGGTGCTCATGGGCGCGCAGTTCGCCATCGCCCTCTTCATGGTGGTGGGCACCCTGGCCGTGTTCGCCCAGTTGCACTGGCTGCGCAGCACGGACATGGGCTTCCGCAAGGAGAACCTGCTCAGCATCGCCATGCCGCTGCCGCCCGGGCCGGATACGCTGGCGTGGGACAGGCTGCGGCCGGTGAAGGACGAGCACCTGCGGCAGAGCTTCGTCACGGCCGCCTCCTTCACGCAGCACCTGCCCGGCCAGGGCAGCGGCCGCTGGGTGCTGAAGGCCAACACGCCAGAAGGTCGCATCGACAAGCCCATGCCCACCATGAGCACCGATGCCGATCTCCCCGCGCTGCTCGGCGTGGAGCTGGTGGCCGGGCGCTACTTCGACCCTGCCATCCCCAGCGACCGCGACAACGCCGTGATGGTGAACGAGAGCGCCGTGAAGGCCTTCGGCTGGCGTGATCCGCTGGCTGAGAAGATCTTCATACCGGGCGACAGCGCCGACCAGGAGCTCACCGTCATCGGGGTGCTCAAGGATTTCCACTACACCAGCTTGCACACGCCGATCGAGCCGCTCGTGCTCTTCCAGAGCAGCCAGCGGTACGGCGCGCAGCACCTGGTGCTGCGCCTGCAGCCCGGCGATGTGGGGCAGCAGCTCGCCACGCTGCAAGGGGAGTGGAAGCGGCTCTTCCCCGATGCCGAGTGGGAGGCCACCTTCCTCACCGACAGCATCGCGCAGCTCTACCAGGCCGAGGACAGGCTCTACCGCGTCTTCGCCGCCTTCGCCGTGCTCACCATCCTGCTCACGGTGATGGGCCTTTACGGCCTGGCCTACTTCACCGCGCGGCAGCGCACGCGCGAGATCGGCATCCGGCGCGTGATGGGCGCACCGCTGTTCGATATCGTCCGGCGCCTCAACACCGAGTTCGTGGTGCTGCTGGGCCTGGCGCTCCTGGTGGCCTTCCCGCTGGCCTTCTACGCCATCGGCCGTTGGCTGGAGACCTTTGCCTACCACACCCGCATCTCGCCGCTGCTCTACGCGGCGGCCTTGCTCATCACCCTGCTCGTCACGGTGCTCACGGTATCGGTGCAGGCTTACAAGGCCGCGATGGCCGATCCCGTGAAGGCCCTGCGCTACGAGTGA
- a CDS encoding multicopper oxidase domain-containing protein, whose amino-acid sequence MQFSSNIRSVLLLVLLHGLPGMMHVQAQHVGHPALGTSGPLGDFTPKVTRYDLVITDTIVDYTGKPRKAYAVNGSIPMPTLTFTEGDTAMIVVRNAMAKEETSLHWHGLILPYHLDGVPHLTTAPIKAGETQVYKFPLVQSGTYWYHSHTGLQEQNGMHGALIIHKRNAAPMPEHVVILSEWTDMKPKEVHRRLHAANDWSAIKKHQSRPGTVQSYSDAIKDGAFGIKLTNEWKRMNAMDVSDVYYDRILANGRPVDEAPRLKAGDRVRIRLINGGASSYFWITYAGGKMTVVASDGMDVEPVEVDRFIMGVAETYDIIVTIPADSTAYELLATSEDRVRSASVWLGSGIRQLAAPLQPLKYFEGMKMMNDMMKMNGDLDDMGMHMSLQQMDMNVVMYPEITGPKELSHTDEGADRYNSNALSDIVTLNYAMLRSPTPTTLPHGSVKELMFTLTGNMNRYLWAIDNRTVSETDRILIRKGENVRIILTNNSMMRHPMHLHGHFFRVVNGQGEHAPLKNVLDIMPMETDTIEFAATEEGDWFFHCHILYHMMSGMGRVFVNPAPRPNPVLPDARKAERLFLREDKAWHFMAQNDFATNGNDGEAMLMNKRWNLQAEWRLGYTPMHGQEVEMHFGRFLGKMQWWFPNIGIDWRTREGHGDDAEENLFGQRNTKNSRSVLHAGFQYTLPMLLVFDARIDTDGQLRAQLMREDIPLTPRLRLDLMGNSDLEHMERLRYVLDKSWALSTHYDSDMGWGVGVTVTY is encoded by the coding sequence ATGCAGTTTTCCTCCAACATCCGATCGGTACTGCTGCTGGTGCTCCTGCACGGGCTGCCGGGGATGATGCACGTGCAGGCCCAGCATGTCGGTCATCCAGCCTTGGGCACCTCCGGTCCGCTCGGGGACTTCACACCCAAGGTCACGCGGTACGACCTCGTCATCACGGACACCATCGTCGACTACACCGGCAAGCCCCGCAAGGCCTACGCGGTGAACGGGAGCATCCCCATGCCGACGCTCACCTTCACGGAAGGTGATACGGCGATGATCGTGGTACGCAACGCAATGGCAAAGGAGGAGACCTCCCTGCATTGGCATGGCCTGATCCTGCCTTACCACCTTGATGGCGTGCCCCACCTCACCACCGCGCCCATCAAGGCGGGTGAAACGCAGGTGTACAAGTTCCCGCTGGTGCAAAGCGGCACGTATTGGTACCATTCGCACACGGGCTTGCAGGAACAGAACGGCATGCACGGTGCGCTCATCATCCACAAGCGGAATGCCGCGCCCATGCCAGAGCACGTGGTGATCCTCAGCGAGTGGACCGACATGAAGCCGAAGGAGGTGCACCGTAGGCTGCATGCCGCCAACGACTGGAGCGCGATCAAGAAACACCAGTCTCGGCCAGGAACCGTGCAGAGCTACAGCGATGCCATCAAGGATGGTGCGTTCGGCATCAAGCTCACCAACGAGTGGAAGCGGATGAACGCCATGGACGTGAGCGATGTGTATTACGACCGCATCCTCGCGAACGGCCGGCCGGTGGACGAAGCGCCCCGGTTGAAGGCGGGCGACCGGGTGCGCATCCGCCTGATCAACGGCGGGGCGAGCAGCTACTTCTGGATCACCTATGCCGGCGGGAAGATGACCGTGGTGGCCAGCGACGGCATGGACGTGGAGCCCGTTGAGGTGGACCGCTTCATCATGGGCGTGGCCGAGACCTACGACATCATCGTCACCATCCCCGCCGACAGCACGGCCTATGAACTGCTGGCCACGAGCGAGGACCGCGTGCGCTCCGCCTCGGTGTGGCTCGGCTCCGGCATCCGCCAGCTCGCCGCTCCGCTCCAGCCCCTGAAGTACTTCGAGGGCATGAAGATGATGAACGACATGATGAAGATGAATGGGGACCTGGATGACATGGGCATGCACATGAGCCTGCAGCAGATGGACATGAACGTGGTGATGTATCCAGAGATCACCGGTCCGAAAGAGCTGTCGCATACCGACGAGGGTGCCGACCGCTACAACAGCAATGCGCTCTCCGACATCGTGACGTTGAACTATGCCATGCTGCGATCACCCACGCCCACGACCCTGCCGCACGGTTCGGTGAAGGAGCTGATGTTCACCCTCACGGGGAACATGAACCGCTACCTGTGGGCCATCGACAACCGTACGGTGAGCGAGACCGACCGCATCCTCATCCGCAAGGGCGAGAACGTGCGCATCATCCTGACCAACAACAGCATGATGCGCCACCCCATGCACCTGCACGGGCACTTCTTCCGGGTGGTGAACGGCCAGGGCGAGCATGCCCCGTTGAAGAATGTGCTCGACATCATGCCCATGGAAACGGACACCATCGAGTTCGCCGCCACCGAGGAGGGCGATTGGTTCTTCCACTGCCACATCCTCTACCACATGATGAGCGGCATGGGCCGGGTGTTCGTGAACCCCGCGCCGCGGCCCAACCCCGTGCTGCCCGATGCCCGCAAGGCGGAGCGCCTGTTCCTGCGCGAGGACAAGGCCTGGCACTTCATGGCCCAGAACGACTTCGCCACCAACGGCAACGACGGGGAGGCCATGCTGATGAACAAGCGCTGGAACCTGCAGGCGGAATGGCGCCTCGGCTATACCCCCATGCACGGGCAGGAAGTGGAGATGCACTTCGGCCGATTCCTCGGCAAGATGCAGTGGTGGTTCCCGAACATCGGCATCGACTGGCGCACGCGCGAAGGCCACGGCGATGATGCGGAGGAGAACCTCTTCGGGCAGCGTAACACCAAGAACAGCCGGAGCGTGCTGCATGCCGGGTTCCAATACACCCTGCCCATGCTCCTGGTGTTCGATGCGCGCATCGACACCGACGGACAGCTACGCGCCCAGCTGATGCGCGAGGACATCCCGCTCACCCCGCGCCTGCGGCTCGACCTGATGGGCAACAGCGACCTGGAGCACATGGAGCGACTGCGTTATGTGCTGGACAAGAGCTGGGCGCTGAGCACGCACTACGACAGCGACATGGGCTGGGGCGTGGGGGTGACAGTGACCTACTGA